Genomic window (Planctomycetia bacterium):
ATTCGGCAAATCTGGCGTCTCCGATGACCCGACCCGAGGGCGAATCAGCTGTTCGGCGTAGTTAGTATAACGGCTGTAGGAGGCGTCTCCCGACGCCGATGGATATGGCGCTATTAGCGAGAAAGCCTAAAAGCTTGGTGCTCGCGTCGTACTTATCGGCGTCGGAGACGCCTCCCACAGTCGACGGCTGATTCGCCCTGACACTTGATACCACTGGGTGTCCAAGTCCCTGATCCTGCGATAAGTTGGTGTCGCGTCACAACCGGAAGTCAGAAACGGCGGTTCGATGGAAGACGAAGCGACGGCGATTCAACAGCTCGTGGAGCGCGTGCGGCGGGCGGATACGGCCGCCCTGGCGGACTACGTCCAGGCCAAGCGGCCCCAGTTGCTGGGGTTCATTGAGAAGCAGTTGAGCGCCGCGCTGCGGCGCAAGGTCGACCCCGAGGACCTGGTACAGGAGATCAGCGCCGATGCCTTTCGCGCGCTGGCACAGGTCGATCTCGCCGAACGCGATCCCTTCTCATGGCTGTGCCAGATCGCAGAGCGGCGGATCATCGACGCGCATCGGCGCTACTTTGGCGCGCAGAAGCGGGACGCGGGGCGCGAAGTGCAATTGCAAGGCGGCGCGGATAGCAGCCAAAGTCCGCTGGTCGATTTACTGATCGTCAGTATGACCTCGCCCAGCAGCGCCTTCTCGCGCAACCAGCGCGAGAACCTCCTGCTCGCGGCGCTGGACAAGCTGCCGGGCGAACAACGTGACGCGCTCCGCATGCGCTACATCGAGAATCTGCCGTCCAAGGAAATCGCCGAGCGCCTCAATAAATCGGACGTCGCCGTCCGTGTGATGCTGACGCGTTCGCTGAAGAAACTCCAAGAACTGCTTGGCCCGGAAGCGGCGCCGTAGTCGGAGCTAGTTCGCCGACAGGTCGCGAGGAAAGTCGTCGATGCCCATGGATTTGAGCACCGATTGCCCCGCGATGCGACGCAGCGTGGCTTCCCAGAAACCTTCGCTGACTTGGAACAAATCCTCCGGCCGGGCCGACGCGGTGAGCCAGCCGCCGGCTTCCAGTTCACGTTCCAACTGCCCTTCGCCCCAACCGGAATAGCCGACGAAGTAGCGCGCCGGCTGCGCGTTGTGCAGAATCAACGATTCCAGATGTTCGGCGGCGACGCTGTAAAACACGCCGGGTATCACGTCGTTGCCGCCAATGTCTTGGTTGCCGTGCAGCGCCATCAACGGACCGTCGACCGGGCCGCCTCGATAGATGGAATCCCGCGTTCCGCAAGTCGATTCGCTGACCTTGCTCCAAACTTGCTGGACGGAGACGTTGGTGACATGTGTGAGCACCAGGCCGAAGGCGCCTTCGGAATTGTGATGGATGATCAGCACGACCGTGTGCGCAAAGTTCGGATCGTTCAATTCCGGCGCGGCGACGAGCAGATGCCCCTCCAGGCTCGTTCGATCGTCGGATTCGGAATCGCTCACGTGGCTCGCCTTGTTATGTCGCGGTGCGGCCAATTATAGCGTTTTCGAATGGCCGCCATACCGTACCGGAACTCGCGGCCGAACGCCTGCGGCGTGGCATTATTTCAAAAGTTGAGAAACATCCGACACGTACACCCGCCGCGTCCCGTCCACAAAGCCATTGAAGACGACTCGGCGAAAGGTTCGGTCCCACGCCGGATGGGCGTCGACGCGGAGCGCTTCATTTCCGTCGCCCCCAGGGGACTGTGTGCGCACCAGGGCCAGCAATTGTTCTCGGCCGGAGCGCGTGTCGATCAAGCGAATCGGCGAAGTGCCGTCGCCGGCCGCGACGGCTTCGCCGGGCTTGGCGTCGCTGAGGAGATGCACGCCGTCGCAGTGCATCGAGGGATGTCCCGATCCGATCCGTTGTGGCGCCAGCAGTTCCGGACGGCCCCCTTCGGCAGAAATGCTGACGAAGCGGATCGCGTCGCCGTCTCGGTTGAGATTCATCACAATCCGTTGTCCGTCCGGGAACCAATTCGGATGATGCCCGCCGCGCCGCCAGGCCTCGGCGCCCAGGGCGAGGCGAATCTCCGAACCATCCGTATTCATGGTCAGCAAGTTGGGCTTCATCAATTTGCTGAGTCGCTTCACAGCGCCTGTCACGCCGTGGCTCTTCCGCGCTTGGCGCACTAACCCCGGAATCCGCCTCGCCATGGCGAATGCCAATTTGCGCAATTGTGTTCGCGCGCTCGTGGAAAGACTTGTTTCCGGTAGCCAACGCAGGACGAACATTAATCGATCGCCGGTGGAACTCCATTTCACATGCGCGCCATAAAAGTCGCCGCGCGCATATTCGTTGCCGCGCAACTCCGCGGGCCCGTGCGCGACGATCTCGGCGAGCGAGATCAACAGCTTGCTCGAGCCTGTCGCGATGTCGGTCACGTAGATTCCATCGTCGCTCGCCGCGCCACGATTCTTGGGGCGCGCTGTTTCCGGCACCCAGACGCCGTAGCCAAGCTGTGTCGCCGCCGTGCGCTTCAAACAGGGGCTGACCGCGGTGCGGCCATCCGGAGAGACATGGTAAATCGTCCCGTCGAGTGGACGGCGCGTGCCAGCGGACAGATCGAAGCACACGCCGAACGGTCGCCAATCGCGGATATCGACGTCGTTGTAGAGAAGTTCCCGATCGCTCGCGCCCCACTGCGTTTGCGCGCCGAGTTGCGTGTCCCACCCGCGCGTTTCGTCGACGATCTGTTCCTTGCCTGTTTCGAGGTCGACGACCACAATCTCCGCCACGTCGCCGGGCCGGGGCAGGCGGTTCTCGTAGGGCAAGCGAGTGAGCGCCAAGTAGCGGCCCGAGGGGCTGATCGGGGAGCTATCGAAAAAGCGGTGGATCACCCGGTCGGTCAGCGGTGTGACGCACCAGGTGGGCGCGAGGGGGCCGAATTCCGGATATCGCGGAAAATGCCGATCCAGGTCCGGCAAGGTCATCGGCGACATTTCCTCGTTACTCATGATTTTGCGAGTTCTCGGGCAGTTGGCCAAGGCGTTCGGGCGCGATCCATTCGCGTCGAGAAAGCGTACAACAATCGGATCAGGGGCTGAATGACCGCCTTCTGGCGAACGCATTTGCGCTGACTTATGCAGTTAGCTGGTTGTTACGATTATAGGCCCCGCGATTGGCACGGCTCGCTATCCAGATTGGGCGACGGCCACTACGATCAAGGGGTAGAGTTGTAGGCGAAATGAGGGCCGCTTTGGCCGTTTCCGTCCAATTTCCAGCGATCACAGTCATCACGTCATGTCGAAACACGGTTCCCTCAAGCCCCCCGGCGAAACCACGGTTTGCGTCATGGGGCTGGGCTATATCGGCCTCCCTACGGCCAGCATTCTGGCCAACAAAGGCTATCATGTCGTCGGCGTCGACGTGCGGCCCGACGTGGTCGCCACAATCAACCAGGGGCGCATCCACATCGAGGAACCGGACCTTGATATTCTGGTCCGGTCGGCCGTCAACAGCGGACAGCTGAAAGCGGTCAGCGAGCCGCAGCCGGCCGACGTGTTCATCATCTGCGTGCCCACGCCGATCAATCCCGATCACTCGCCCGATTTGTCCTATGTCGAGCAGGCGGCCCGGGCGATCAAGCCGCACGTACAGGCCGGGAATCTGATCATCCTGGAATCAACGAGCCCGCCCCGCACGACGGATGACGTGGTGATTCCACTGAGCATTCCCGACGGGCTCACGGTCGGCCAGGACGTGTTTGTAGCCCATTGCCCGGAGCGCGTGTTGCCTGGACGGATTCTGCTGGAAGCCGTGCAAAACGATCGCGTGGTCGGCGGCGTGAC
Coding sequences:
- a CDS encoding sigma-70 family RNA polymerase sigma factor — encoded protein: MEDEATAIQQLVERVRRADTAALADYVQAKRPQLLGFIEKQLSAALRRKVDPEDLVQEISADAFRALAQVDLAERDPFSWLCQIAERRIIDAHRRYFGAQKRDAGREVQLQGGADSSQSPLVDLLIVSMTSPSSAFSRNQRENLLLAALDKLPGEQRDALRMRYIENLPSKEIAERLNKSDVAVRVMLTRSLKKLQELLGPEAAP
- a CDS encoding YqgE/AlgH family protein produces the protein MSDSESDDRTSLEGHLLVAAPELNDPNFAHTVVLIIHHNSEGAFGLVLTHVTNVSVQQVWSKVSESTCGTRDSIYRGGPVDGPLMALHGNQDIGGNDVIPGVFYSVAAEHLESLILHNAQPARYFVGYSGWGEGQLERELEAGGWLTASARPEDLFQVSEGFWEATLRRIAGQSVLKSMGIDDFPRDLSAN